Proteins co-encoded in one Saccharomyces mikatae IFO 1815 strain IFO1815 genome assembly, chromosome: 14 genomic window:
- the MKS1 gene encoding Mks1p (similar to Saccharomyces cerevisiae MKS1 (YNL076W); ancestral locus Anc_2.220), producing the protein MSRKALEVPNIGTNKFLKVTPNLFTPERLNLFDDVELYLTLIKASKCVEQGERLHNISWRILNKAVLKEHDINRSKKRDGVKNIYYVLNPNNKQGIKPKQGTVKQAPFQKANLPPTTAKQNVLARPMTSPAIAQGTHDRSLDNTTSTNNEVKIDVISNRQFSKSTASGLFSSFADKYQKMKNFNHTPKKEEPQTIITGFDTSTVITKKPLQSRRSRSPFQHVRDMSMNSIDKETSKSSSPTIENVGSRKSSLPQKESLFGRPRSYKNEQNGQLSLSKTSSRKGKNKIFFSSEDEDSDWDSVSNDSEFYADEDDEDYDDYNEEEADQYYRRQWDKLLFAKNQQNLDSTKSSVSSANTINSSTSHDPVRKSLLSGLFLSEANSTISNNHNIAHNEYTSKHNSPVPQSSHSSQPQQNLPSANGIKLQKPSLKTSNVTALASLSPPPAANSGRLPVDIQRDIPSNNGSKHLYESNAPLTAQTILPTALSTHMFLPNNIHQQRMAIATGGSTRHRLLRRESMDIPSKNRNTGFLKTRMEISEEEKMVRTISRLDNTGAANGSGNGNDDATNKRTETLHPVTSNGGRI; encoded by the coding sequence atgtCACGAAAAGCACTTGAAGTACCGAACATAGGTACCAACAAGTTCTTAAAAGTCACACCTAATTTATTCACTCCAGAACGATTAAACCTATTTGATGATGTAGAACTTTATCTAACATTAATAAAAGCATCTAAATGTGTGGAGCAGGGGGAAAGGTTGCACAATATTAGTTGGAGAATTCTAAATAAAGCTGTTTTAAAAGAGCATGATATTAATCGATCTAAAAAGAGAGACGGTGTAAAAAACATTTATTATGTGTTGAATCCAAATAACAAGCAAGGAATAAAGCCAAAACAGGGTACCGTAAAGCAAGCACCATTTCAGAAGGCAAATTTACCTCCTACAACGGCAAAACAGAATGTTTTGGCTCGACCTATGACATCACCAGCCATTGCACAAGGCACACATGATAGGTCCTTAGATAACACTACTTCTACAAACAATGAAGTGAAAATTGATGTTATTTCAAATAGACAATTCTCTAAATCAACCGCATCAGGgttattttcaagttttgcagacaaatatcaaaagatgaagaatttcaaCCATACTCCAAAGAAGGAAGAGCCTCAAACTATTATTACTGGTTTTGATACCAGCACTGTTATAACCAAGAAACCGTTGCAGTCAAGGCGGTCAAGATCTCCTTTCCAGCATGTAAGAGATATGAGCATGAACTCCATAGATAAGGAGACTTCTAAGAGCAGTAGTCcaacaattgaaaatgtCGGGAGTAGAAAGTCCTCTCTTCCTCAGAAGGAGTCCTTATTCGGAAGACCCAGGTCTTATAAGAATGAACAAAATGGTCAGTTGTCGCTTTCCAAAACATCCTCCagaaagggaaaaaacaaaatcttttttagtagtgaagatgaagattcCGATTGGGATAGCGTTTCAAATGACTCAGAATTTTACGCtgatgaggatgatgagGATTACGATGATtataatgaagaagaagcagatCAATACTACAGAAGGCAATGGGACAAGCTTCTATTTGCTAAAAATCAACAGAATCTTGACTCAACCAAATCATCTGTTTCTTCAGCGAACACTATCAATTCAAGCACATCACATGATCCTGTACGAAAAAGTTTACTTAGTGGACTATTCCTCAGTGAGGCAAATAGCACTATCAGTAATAATCACAACATTGCACACAATGAATATACTTCCAAACATAATTCGCCGGTTCCTCAGTCCTCTCATAGCAGTCAACCGCAACAAAATCTTCCAAGCGCCAACGGCATAAAACTACAAAAGCCATCCTTGAAAACAAGCAATGTGACTGCCCTAGCATCGCTATCTCCTCCACCAGCTGCTAATAGTGGGCGCTTACCGGTGGATATACAAAGGGACATTCCTTCTAATAATGGATCGAAGCACTTGTATGAGTCTAATGCTCCGCTGACTGCCCAGACAATACTTCCTACCGCCCTATCTACTCACATGTTCTTACCTAATAACATTCACCAACAACGAATGGCAATTGCTACTGGTGGAAGTACGCGGCATCGTCTCTTGAGACGGGAGTCGATGGATATTCCATCCAAGAACAGGAATACTGGATTTCTAAAGACCAGAATGGAGAtttctgaagaagaaaaaatggtacGTACAATATCACGGCTTGATAACACAGGTGCTGCAAACGGTAGTGGAAATGGTAATGATGATGCCACGAATAAGAGAACCGAAACACTACATCCTGTGACCAGTAATGGAGGTCGAATATGA
- the IMP4 gene encoding snoRNA-binding rRNA-processing protein IMP4 (similar to Saccharomyces cerevisiae IMP4 (YNL075W); ancestral locus Anc_2.221) produces MLRRQARERREYLYRKAQELQDSQLQQKRQIIKQALAQGKPLPKELAEDEALQKDFRYDQSLKEGEEEADLQVDDEYAATSGITDPRIIVTTSRDPSTRLSQFAKEIKLLFPNAVRLNRGNYVMPNLVDACKKSGTTDLVILHEHRGVPTSLTISHFPHGPTAQFSLHNVVMRHDIMNAGNQSEVNPHLIFDNFTTDLGKRVVCILKHLFNAGPKKDSERVITFANRGDFISVRQHVYVRTREGVEIAEVGPRFEMRLFELRLGTLENKDADVEWQLRRFIRTANKKDYL; encoded by the coding sequence ATGTTAAGAAGACAAGCTCGTGAAAGGAGAGAGTATTTATACAGAAAAGCGCAAGAATTACAAGATTCTCAACTGCAACAAAAACGTCAAATAATTAAACAAGCGCTAGCCCAGGGGAAGCCACTGCCAAAAGAACTAGCAGAAGATGAGGCTTTACAAAAAGATTTCAGGTACGACCAGAGTCTAAAAGAGGGCGAAGAAGAGGCCGATTTACaagttgatgatgaatatGCAGCCACAAGTGGTATAACGGATCCAAGAATCATCGTCACAACGTCTCGTGACCCAAGCACACGTCTCTCGCAATTTGCTAAGGAAATCAAACTGTTATTCCCTAATGCTGTTAGGCTGAACAGAGGTAATTATGTGATGCCAAACCTGGTGGATGCCTGTAAAAAATCGGGTACCACAGATTTAGTGATATTACATGAACATAGAGGTGTCCCAACTTCTTTGACCATATCACATTTTCCACATGGGCCTACTGCACAGTTTAGTTTACATAATGTTGTTATGAGACATGATATTATGAATGCCGGTAACCAAAGTGAAGTTAATCCACACCTGATATTTGATAACTTCACAACAGATTTAGGTAAAAGAGTAGTCTGTATTTTAAAGCATTTATTTAATGCGGGACCCAAAAAAGATTCTGAAAGAGTAATTACATTTGCGAATAGAGGTGACTTCATCAGTGTCAGACAACATGTATATGTAAGAACAAGAGAGGGTGTAGAGATTGCCGAAGTTGGACCTAGATTTGAAATGAGATTGTTTGAATTGAGGTTAGGAACattagaaaacaaagatgCTGATGTTGAATGGCAACTAAGAAGATTCATAAGGACTGCTAACAAGAAAGACTATTTGTGA
- the MLF3 gene encoding Mlf3p (similar to Saccharomyces cerevisiae VHS2 (YIL135C) and MLF3 (YNL074C); ancestral locus Anc_2.222): MCVYKSNLNNSNPSFIFERTVQDVNSNDLFLQPPVSASNTAHSSRSNSFYNLQTVSPIPISSSKVKTPSLRKNSNNVSSPLENIMPTSRSVSNSTTSSLAHQEYILNPLSDMHHHHNRRRTLENSVAPALDASCSLVNDENTDLSDVDMVYSRRPSSTVGLNMALLGRTNSATLPSSEPSPASPDLKLSRSYSHSAASRPTLNNINNTGMTTTTSNGEPNSRILRFYSYVDMLNDEKLTQTNSTPVSRPPMKSQACSCPFLLKRSQPQPYSSSSATTTFSNPFIKSTELPSGSPYVSPQQTARRYSNNNINTSKSPRNRSSSILLQRQSILSNTEPVTNIRRNPRFQIESSDSEEEDLSIDMLEHSFPLTSSLRSGANLASNPELANQIPLSSSSSYTAIAKSMPLATDPSYVSSSNTLTSDHELRIEKVSEVLKKKVSNSGFSTDFTSCDT; encoded by the coding sequence ATGTGTGTGTATAAGTCCAATTTGAATAACAGCAACCCTTCTTTTATATTCGAAAGAACCGTTCAGGATGTAAACTCAAATGACCTATTTCTTCAACCCCCGGTGTCTGCTTCTAACACAGCTCATAGTTCTAGATCCAACAGTTTTTATAACTTACAAACTGTTTCTCCGATACCTATCTCTAGTAGCAAGGTCAAAACTCCGTCGTTGAGGAAGAATTCTAATAATGTCTCTTCTCCGCTAGAAAACATTATGCCAACCTCCAGGTCGGTGTCGAATTCCACCACGAGCTCACTGGCACATCAAGAGTACATTTTGAACCCCCTTTCAGACATGCATCACCATCATAACCGCCGTCGTACCCTAGAAAACTCGGTTGCTCCCGCTTTAGACGCTAGTTGCTCACTAGTGAACGATGAAAATACAGACCTTAGCGATGTCGATATGGTTTATTCAAGAAGACCTTCCTCTACTGTTGGCTTGAATATGGCTCTATTGGGCAGAACAAATAGTGCTACCCTTCCCTCATCGGAACCTTCGCCAGCGTCTCCGGACCTTAAACTTTCAAGATCTTATTCACATTCTGCCGCAAGTCGTCCGACTTTAAATAACATTAACAACACTGGGATGACCACTACAACATCAAATGGAGAACCCAACTCAAGAATCTTAAGATTCTACTCTTATGTTGATATGCTCAACGATGAAAAACTTACACAAACAAATAGTACCCCAGTATCTAGACCACCTATGAAATCTCAAGCATGTTCATGCCCTTTCCTACTTAAAAGGTCTCAACCACAACCAtactcatcatcatcagcGACAAcaacattttcaaatccttTCATCAAGAGCACAGAATTACCATCTGGTTCGCCCTATGTCTCCCCACAACAAACCGCCAGACGAtattctaataataatattaacaCCTCTAAATCGCCCAGAAACCGGTCATCTTCAATACTACTACAAAGACAATCAATTCTGTCAAACACAGAACCTGTCACAAATATAAGGAGGAATCCCAGATTTCAAATAGAATCAAGCGACagtgaagaagaagatttatCGATAGACATGCTGGAACACTCCTTTCCCTTAACTTCGTCTTTGCGTTCGGGAGCAAACTTGGCAAGCAATCCGGAGTTAGCAAATCAGATACctttatcatcatcttcttcatataCAGCAATAGCCAAGTCTATGCCCTTAGCAACCGATCCCTCATATGTGTCTTCTTCTAATACGTTAACTTCTGACCATGAAttaagaattgaaaaagttagTGAAGtactcaagaaaaaagtttcaaataGTGGGTTTTCAACCGATTTTACCAGTTGTGATACATAA
- the MSK1 gene encoding lysine--tRNA ligase MSK1 (similar to Saccharomyces cerevisiae MSK1 (YNL073W); ancestral locus Anc_2.223): MNDLLRRRCFIFVPKWLWGRCRSSRGRLYSLAHAVDTSKMEATRRNAQIVEDLNRYYPSMSELHGLCQGYKEVSIRDFNEKFSGNPSILNHEDHPNWLLSINGRIKNIRFSGQKIVFIDLYSASDGLKSTSQLQLIVNYNQINGSSEDKANFPERMNFLKKGDYIKALGYPGFSKSRLKMLSLICNRLPIILSVSQLPLPSKLNDETKIKSNRVADYQLNGTETLLIRAHIIKLLRKFLDVRNFVEVETPILSSKSNGAMAKSFLTSSKDFDHLELRIAPELWLKRLVISGVQKVFEIGKAFRNESIDSTHNPEFSTLEFYESFMSMDDLIMRTEELFKFLMVNLQTFFQDRHLPVPKTFNELYLELSENNWTFKKIEFLPTLNKELGIDLMAPGLDINTPTELLRILPKDVIDKYFSSTDETKQLSSLQILNKLSDVFLEQRHCHTILPTIIYHQPVILSPLAKTDSCNNQITKRFEVFIKGKEYINAYEEENCPQLQLEKFIQQKQINELTGNKIDTLSPVIDHQYIEAMKYGMPPIGGFGLGIDRLCMLFCDKKRIEEVLPFGCVDDVNRQ, from the coding sequence ATGAACGATCTGTTAAGAAGACGctgttttatatttgtaCCAAAGTGGCTGTGGGGTAGGTGTCGCAGTAGCAGGGGTAGACTGTACTCTCTAGCGCATGCGGTCGATACAAGCAAGATGGAGGCCACCAGGAGGAACGCTCAGATTGTGGAAGACTTAAATAGATATTATCCTTCGATGTCAGAGCTTCATGGTTTATGCCAGGGCTATAAGGAGGTCAGCATCAGAGACTTTAACGAGAAATTTTCGGGCAATCCCTCTATTTTGAACCATGAGGATCATCCCAATTGGCTGCTTAGTATTAATGGTAGAATCAAGAATATTAGATTTTCAGGACAGAAGattgtttttattgatttATACAGTGCCAGCGATGGATTGAAAAGCACCTCTCAATTGCAGTTGATTGTCAACTATAATCAAATCAACGGGAGTAGTGAAGATAAGGCAAACTTCCCAGAGCGTATGAACTTTTTAAAGAAAGGCGACTATATCAAGGCTTTAGGTTACCCCGGCTTTTCTAAATCCAGACTCAAGATGTTGTCCCTAATATGCAATAGGCTACCTATAATCTTGTCCGTTTCGCAACTACCTTTGCCTTCCAAACTAAATGATGAAACTAAGATCAAGTCTAATAGGGTTGCTGATTACCAGTTAAACGGTACTGAAACACTGTTGATAAGGGCTCATATCATCAAGCTTTTGAGAAAGTTTTTAGACGTTAgaaattttgttgaagttgAAACACCTATACTATCATCGAAATCTAACGGTGCTATGGCAAAGTCTTTTTTAACATCTTCGAAGGATTTTGACCATTTAGAGTTACGTATCGCGCCAGAGTTATGGCTGAAGAGGCTTGTTATCAGTGGCGTCCAAAAGGTGTTTGAGATAGGGAAGGCCTTTAGAAATGAAAGTATTGATTCCACGCATAATCCCGAGTTCTCCACTCTGGAGTTTTATGAATCGTTCATGTCAATGGACGATTTAATCATGAGAACAGAAGAACTGTTCAAGTTTTTAATGGTAAACTTACAAACATTTTTCCAAGACAGACATCTGCCCGTTCCCAAAACCTTCAATGAGTTATATCTGGAATTATCCGAGAACAACTGGACATTTAAGAAAATCGAATTCTTACCTACTTTAAACAAAGAACTTGGTATTGATTTGATGGCCCCCGGACTGGATATTAATACACCGACGGAACTTTTAAGAATTTTACCAAAAGACGTTATAGAtaagtatttttcttctacagATGAGACTAAGCAACTATCCTCCCTACAAATCCTAAACAAGCTATCGGATGTTTTCTTGGAACAGCGCCATTGCCACACAATCTTGCCCACAATAATATACCATCAGCCTGTGATACTATCGCCCTTAGCCAAAACCGATTCGTGCAATAATCAAATCACCAAGAGATTCGAAGTTTTCATCAAAGGTAAGGAATATATCAACGCttatgaagaagagaactGCCCCCAATTGCAActagaaaaatttatacaacaaaaacaaatcaaCGAACTGACAGGAAATAAAATCGATACGCTATCGCCAGTCATTGACCATCAATACATTGAGGCGATGAAATATGGTATGCCTCCGATAGGTGGCTTTGGTCTCGGTATAGACAGGTTGTGTATGCTGTTCTGCGACAAGAAGAGAATAGAAGAGGTTCTACCCTTTGGATGTGTGGATGATGTAAATAGGCAATAA
- the RNH201 gene encoding ribonuclease H2 catalytic subunit RNH201 (similar to Saccharomyces cerevisiae RNH201 (YNL072W); ancestral locus Anc_2.224): MIPPTVEASLGSSHTRSYFSPVPTALLEQNVSPVIMGIDEAGRGPVMGPMVYAVAYSTQKYQDENIIPNYEFDDSKKLTDPIRRMLFAKMYENNEELTQVGYATTCITPLDISRGMSKFPPTRNYNLNEQAHDVTMALIEGVIKQNVKLDHVYVDTVGPPASYQKKLEQRFPGIKFTVAKKADSLYCMVSVASVVAKVTRDILVESLKRNSDEVLGSGYPSDPKTVAWLKRNQTTLMGWPANMVRFSWQTCQTLLDDPARDSILIKWEEQYMDSRKNAAQKTKQLQLQMVTKPPRRKRLITLDNWYQ; this comes from the coding sequence ATGATACCTCCCACGGTAGAAGCATCCTTAGGTTCTTCACATACTAGATCCTATTTTTCACCTGTCCCAACAGCGCTCTTGGAACAGAATGTTTCCCCAGTGATAATGGGCATCGATGAAGCTGGCAGAGGGCCTGTGATGGGGCCAATGGTTTACGCCGTAGCCTATTCTACACAGAAATACCAGGATGAAAACATAATCCCTAACTACGAGTTTGACGATTCCAAAAAACTCACAGATCCCATCAGAAGAATGCTGTTTGCCAAGATGTACGAGAATAATGAAGAGCTAACCCAGGTCGGCTACGCAACCACGTGCATCACGCCATTGGACATCTCCAGAGGAATGAGCAAATTCCCACCAACAAGAAACTATAATTTGAATGAGCAAGCGCACGATGTCACAATGGCTCTAATCGAGGGCGTGATAAAGCAGAACGTTAAGCTCGATCACGTGTATGTGGACACCGTTGGACCACCAGCGTCCtatcagaagaaattggAACAGCGGTTTCCCGGTATCAAGTTCACAGTAGCCAAGAAGGCAGACTCCTTATACTGTATGGTCAGTGTGGCGAGTGTCGTTGCGAAGGTAACTAGAGATATACTAGTCGAGTCCCTAAAGAGGAATTCCGATGAGGTTCTGGGTTCTGGATACCCATCCGACCCAAAGACGGTGGCATGGCTGAAGCGTAACCAAACAACTCTTATGGGTTGGCCAGCTAACATGGTAAGGTTTTCTTGGCAGACATGCCAGACTCTCTTAGATGACCCCGCTAGAGACAGTATCCTCATTAAGTGGGAAGAACAATATATGGACAGCAGAAAGAACGCTGCACAAAAGACGAAGCAATTGCAGCTCCAGATGGTGACCAAGCCCCCCAGAAGGAAGAGATTAATAACCCTGGATAATTGGTATCAATAA